The following proteins come from a genomic window of Iamia sp. SCSIO 61187:
- a CDS encoding FtsX-like permease family protein, with the protein MNRAAPRGRVPLARRNALSEPRRLAAAAGGVGLALVLILLIDGLWAGIEANITTYEDNVGADLYVAQPGARNFIGAPSVIPASTVDRVRADPDVEWAATIRSFLSIVDLHDRKVATNVVGFTPGDRGGPWDLRTGRAPAADDEVAVGSVLARQHGLRIGERVEILGTTFRVVGTTTDAFMVSFVFMTHAATDGLLGSPDTSSFVLVGTPAPEAVRARLQASGLAILDRETLASNDLALMGRAYKVPLGVMRGVAFAIGSLVIALTTYSAIVERRREYGIVKAIGARRTYLVGIALQQSLIVSMAGLVASAVLFVAARAAITSVRPQFVIVATAGNVVRAAGVAILMALLAALLPARRLARLEPATAYGGG; encoded by the coding sequence ATGAACCGGGCGGCGCCGCGGGGGCGTGTGCCGCTCGCGCGCCGCAACGCCTTGTCGGAGCCGCGCCGCTTGGCGGCCGCCGCTGGCGGTGTCGGCTTGGCGCTCGTGCTCATCCTGCTCATCGACGGCCTGTGGGCCGGCATCGAGGCGAACATCACCACCTACGAGGACAACGTCGGTGCCGATCTGTACGTCGCCCAGCCGGGCGCCCGCAACTTCATCGGTGCTCCCAGCGTCATCCCGGCCAGCACGGTCGATCGGGTGCGGGCCGACCCGGACGTCGAGTGGGCGGCGACGATCCGAAGCTTCCTGTCGATCGTGGACCTGCATGACCGCAAGGTGGCGACGAACGTTGTTGGCTTCACGCCCGGTGATCGGGGTGGGCCCTGGGATCTCAGGACCGGGAGAGCCCCTGCGGCCGACGACGAGGTCGCAGTCGGATCGGTGCTCGCTCGCCAACACGGTCTCCGGATCGGGGAGCGTGTCGAGATCCTGGGCACGACCTTCCGGGTCGTCGGCACGACGACCGACGCGTTCATGGTCTCGTTCGTGTTCATGACCCATGCCGCGACCGACGGCTTGCTGGGGTCTCCGGACACCAGCAGCTTCGTGCTCGTCGGAACTCCTGCGCCCGAGGCCGTGCGGGCCCGACTACAGGCAAGTGGCCTGGCGATCCTCGATCGAGAGACTCTGGCGAGCAACGACCTGGCGTTGATGGGACGGGCCTACAAGGTCCCGCTCGGGGTCATGCGAGGAGTTGCGTTCGCCATCGGCAGCCTGGTGATCGCCCTCACCACGTACAGCGCCATCGTCGAGCGGCGCCGCGAGTACGGGATCGTGAAGGCGATCGGGGCACGGAGGACGTACCTCGTCGGGATCGCGCTCCAGCAGTCGCTCATCGTGTCGATGGCGGGGCTTGTCGCCAGCGCGGTGCTCTTCGTGGCGGCACGGGCAGCCATCACCTCGGTCAGACCGCAGTTCGTCATCGTGGCCACGGCGGGCAACGTGGTGCGAGCGGCGGGCGTCGCCATCCTGATGGCCTTGCTGGCAGCCCTGCTCCCCGCTCGACGCCTCGCCCGCCTGGAACCGGCGACCGCCTACGGAGGGGGCTGA